The window ATAAACCTGCTTTCTTTCTTTTTCAATTTCCTTGAGCAAATTTAATAACTTTAATTGTCCTTTTTGCATCGCCTTTTTTATCAAAATTAACTTGAATTTATCTCCTATTCCATTTATCTGCCCTGACATTATTCTAACTATATCAATCGTTAATGCTCTATCCGTTAAAAAATGTCTGTCTTTTTCATTAAAAATTTTTGTTCCTTCTGAAATCCATCTTCCCATTGTAAGATGTGTTTTTATAGGGCCAGGATAAACAAATTGAGCGTTATCTCTCGGCTTTTCTATTGAGAAAAGGAGCATTTTGTCGGCTGAATAAAACATTCTTTTTGTTGTTAAATCATCTCTGAACATAAAACTGAATTTTCCTGATGTGCCCGAGGAATGTGTTACTACACCATTGAGTTTTTCTTCAGCCCATGTTAAGAAATCCTGCAAAGATTTTCCATTAAAATCAAATTTTCCTATATCAACAGAGCAAACCCTATATAGCCATTCATATAAGTCCTTTGGATTTTCTGAAGGATAATCCTTGAAAAATTTATCTGGCAATAGAGGAATTTTATCTATATCTTTTTCATTTTTTATATCTTCTGGCTTTACATTGTTTTCCTTGCAGTATCTCTGATAAAAAAGATTATTTGAATAATGATGTTTGAAAGCATCTTTTATTGCCTCCATCCTCACTTTATTTATTTTTTTGTCATCATAAAGAAAATAGTCATCGAGCCCAAAAATTATTTCATCAACCCCTGCCCACTTTTCTTCTGGCAGATAAAACTCTTTTTTCAGATTTTCCATCAGATACATATTTTTTTAATGGCTTAGCAAATATAATTTTTATTTAAATAAAGATTTATCAAAATTAAATTCTATTTAAATGACATCCAGAAAGGTCTTTTCATCTTATTTTCTTTCATATTTTTCAAAAATTCTGCTATTTCCTTTCCAATTTTTGATAATCTGTATCTTTTCTCATCATCTTGCTCCAAAACACCATCATCTTTTAATTTTTTAAGATGAAAACTGAGCTTTGGGTTATCATCTATCCCTATTTCCTGAGCTATTTTTGTAAATGGATAGCTTCCTCCGTCTGAAAGCAAACTTATTATTTTCCTCCTTATATAACTTGATATGGATTCCGAGAATATTCCCAGATGAACATCTACTATCAAATCCTGTAAAATTTGCCTTTCCTTTGCATTTATCTTTTCAAAATTTGCAGATATTATAAGTTTTGAATTTTTTGAAGCACTTTTTTTATTCAGCCAGTCAAGAAATTCCCTTGTAGCAATAAAATTGTTATTATTTAAAATATATTCAAGGTTCATAAGAAGAATAACATTCCCTTCTTCTATATTTTCCTCTATTTCCCTCTTAATTTCCTCTATCTTTCTTGGTTTCAATTCCCTTTCAAGAGGGATAATCTTTATATTTTTTGCATCTTTCAGAACATCAAATTCCCTTGTAATGCATATTCCCTTTCTTTCTTTAGTCATCTTTAGAAATATATCAAGATAATTTTCTTCATAAAATTCCTCAAATTTTTTAAATTTTATATCCTCTATTGCTGCCAGTATGCTTTTTTCAAGTTCCTCAAAATCAAATGGCTTCCTTATATAATCACTTGCCCCTTCTTTCATTGCCTCTATGGCGGTATCAACAGTTGCATATGCAGTTATCATTATCACAGGCAAAAATGGCTTCCTTTTTTTAATCTCCTTAAGCGTTTCAATCCCGTTCATACCTGGCATTTTTATATCAAGAAAAACAATATCAGCTCTTTCAATTTTTTCCAGACACTCCTTCCCGCTTTTGGCGGTAATAACCCTATACCCATATACTTCAAGAGATGTCCTCGCTGCTTCAAGAATTTCCTCATCATCATCAACAAAAAGTATCTCCTTTATCATGTGCACCTCATAACTATATGAAATCTCGCCCCCTTCCGCTTGCTCTCCGCCCATATCCTTCCCTCATGCGCCGCAATGATATTTTTTGTTATTGCCAGCCCCAGCCCCGCGCCGCCGTCCTTGCCCCTATAGAATGGCTCGAAAATTTTTTCTATCTCGTCATTGGGTATGCCAGGACCTGTATCCTCTATTATCAGATGGGCAGAGTTTCCTTCTCTGAAACCTTTAACCCGTATAGAGCCATTGCTTGGAGTGTATTTTATTGCATTTGAAATTACATTTTTTATTGCTTTTTCAATCAATTTTTTATCACCCTTTGCATGTAGCCTATTTTCTATATCTATATGAATTTTCTGATTTTTATCTTTTATTGTTTCATCAAGCTCGTTAAATATATTTTCAATAACATCTTTAAAATAAAATTTTTCTTTTCTCAACTCCAAATCCTGCATATCCACAGAAGGAATGTGAAGCATATCGTCTATTAGCTTTATTAAACGCTCTATATTCTTTGCCATTTTTTCAAGGCTTTCCTTCTGCGATTTTGTTAATTTCCCGAGCTTTTCTTTTCTGAGTAAATCATTGTATGTTTTTATTGCTGTCAGAGGAGTTTTTAATTCATGTGCTATTGTATCAACAAAAGTTGATTTCATTCTGTCAAGCTTTGCCTCCGCAAGCCTTTTGTATGCCTCCTCAAGTTTTCTCTGCCTTTCAATTAACTCTTCCAGAGATTTTTCTCTGCTGATAAAAGTTATTTTTTCTTCTTCAAGAACCCCTTCAGGGAGCTTCTTTATAAAATCATATTTATACAATTCTTCTTTTATATTGCTTGGCAATCTCCTAAAATTTTCTGTTAATTTTTTGGGGGCATTTTTTCCATAAAATTTAAGAAATATAGGATAGCATTTATTCAAGAAATCCATATATTTTTCCTCTCTTTCTTCTTCAGTAAATGAATATATCTTATGAAAGTTTATCTCTCCCTTTTTATTTAT of the Thermoplasmatales archaeon genome contains:
- a CDS encoding response regulator → MIKEILFVDDDEEILEAARTSLEVYGYRVITAKSGKECLEKIERADIVFLDIKMPGMNGIETLKEIKKRKPFLPVIMITAYATVDTAIEAMKEGASDYIRKPFDFEELEKSILAAIEDIKFKKFEEFYEENYLDIFLKMTKERKGICITREFDVLKDAKNIKIIPLERELKPRKIEEIKREIEENIEEGNVILLMNLEYILNNNNFIATREFLDWLNKKSASKNSKLIISANFEKINAKERQILQDLIVDVHLGIFSESISSYIRRKIISLLSDGGSYPFTKIAQEIGIDDNPKLSFHLKKLKDDGVLEQDDEKRYRLSKIGKEIAEFLKNMKENKMKRPFWMSFK
- a CDS encoding HAMP domain-containing histidine kinase, yielding MLIPLIFIYSMIEFIRSLPIEWIIIYPSFMIIVELTIIAGQKILISSIKSEKEEEYKILLREDVALLRAFQKLSNYLISKISPLLGIDSIKNILEETTNLYPSLTGCYIGIDDNLQTKAIEESIDRIEKENMAEGFLYLITKLIEIYSAFVPYEEIIEEIGKEMEKIDRKIIRWFIPFAFFKLVFEPMIRDCNSDEIKEIRISTDVEGIKINKKGEINFHKIYSFTEEEREEKYMDFLNKCYPIFLKFYGKNAPKKLTENFRRLPSNIKEELYKYDFIKKLPEGVLEEEKITFISREKSLEELIERQRKLEEAYKRLAEAKLDRMKSTFVDTIAHELKTPLTAIKTYNDLLRKEKLGKLTKSQKESLEKMAKNIERLIKLIDDMLHIPSVDMQDLELRKEKFYFKDVIENIFNELDETIKDKNQKIHIDIENRLHAKGDKKLIEKAIKNVISNAIKYTPSNGSIRVKGFREGNSAHLIIEDTGPGIPNDEIEKIFEPFYRGKDGGAGLGLAITKNIIAAHEGRIWAESKRKGARFHIVMRCT